The proteins below come from a single Treponema phagedenis genomic window:
- a CDS encoding transporter associated domain-containing protein: MKRKIKLFFDKQNLRRMINQTASYSEIIIAGIMLVGIILLSVRAFSGIVTIITTFFTEDSIPPVSEFLSIVFELVIGIEFIKMLVKRTPASAIEVLLYTIARKLVADHGSMLESLLGVVAIAILFATRKYLNDPEIYNHELEGDYIVNGGTSIQEVNKRLGADFDAAKGNTVAGYLFNYLKKEGVKPSYRLKTTIGDFVFEIYEMDDDLIRHIKITPLK, translated from the coding sequence ATGAAACGAAAAATAAAATTGTTTTTTGATAAGCAGAATTTACGCAGAATGATTAACCAAACAGCAAGTTACTCCGAGATAATTATTGCGGGAATTATGCTTGTCGGAATTATTCTTCTTTCGGTGCGGGCATTCAGCGGTATTGTTACTATTATAACAACCTTTTTTACCGAAGACTCTATTCCGCCGGTGTCGGAATTTTTGTCTATTGTGTTTGAACTTGTGATTGGAATTGAGTTTATCAAGATGCTGGTAAAGCGCACACCGGCGAGTGCCATTGAGGTGCTGCTCTATACCATTGCACGAAAACTTGTTGCCGACCACGGAAGCATGCTGGAATCTCTTTTAGGAGTTGTTGCGATTGCGATTCTTTTCGCAACGCGGAAATATTTGAATGACCCCGAAATTTATAATCACGAGTTAGAGGGCGACTATATTGTCAACGGCGGCACCAGTATTCAGGAAGTAAACAAACGTCTTGGAGCGGATTTTGATGCGGCAAAAGGAAACACGGTTGCCGGGTATCTTTTTAACTACTTAAAAAAAGAGGGAGTAAAACCAAGCTATCGATTAAAAACCACCATCGGCGATTTTGTGTTCGAGATTTATGAGATGGACGATGATCTTATTCGACATATAAAAATTACACCGCTAAAATAG
- a CDS encoding GNAT family N-acetyltransferase, with amino-acid sequence MIISNGMDIFLSPETIGELIFAMENQHDRYLFDIQTGKCINQTDAITAIENEPENRFYAIPDWNSSCGFRVMERFTAEIRNPVLREQLRDIFSQRKGVFKNFKEALKDFPEIEHRWYKFKEAEMRAVIYAWFNDLREQHNLEPLCFEEEETGDLIREDFVFETVPLKTLSSSFLIDFLRDSSAMPLNHENQDAFSLFEYSLLQELCIEEIALKDTENSTVILIKNDEEVIGCCLLLPSKGQSLEIPVFRILPEYRGFGLGKELLHKAISFADDTMFRFLQLTDRWLPSYFYTTMESAGFRQLGLIFSKKCTYE; translated from the coding sequence ATGATAATATCAAATGGTATGGATATTTTTCTATCGCCTGAAACAATAGGCGAGCTTATTTTCGCTATGGAAAATCAACATGACCGCTATCTTTTTGATATTCAAACCGGTAAATGTATCAATCAAACGGATGCAATAACAGCAATAGAGAATGAACCGGAGAATAGATTCTATGCTATTCCCGATTGGAATTCCTCCTGCGGATTTAGAGTTATGGAGCGGTTTACGGCGGAAATCCGTAATCCTGTTTTAAGAGAGCAACTGCGTGATATTTTTTCGCAGCGGAAGGGAGTTTTTAAAAACTTTAAAGAAGCACTAAAAGACTTTCCTGAAATTGAACATCGCTGGTATAAATTTAAAGAAGCGGAAATGCGCGCGGTAATTTATGCATGGTTTAATGATTTGCGGGAGCAACACAACTTAGAGCCGCTATGTTTTGAAGAAGAGGAAACCGGCGACCTTATTCGAGAAGATTTTGTTTTTGAAACCGTGCCGCTAAAAACGCTTTCATCTTCTTTTTTAATTGATTTTTTAAGAGATTCTTCAGCAATGCCTTTGAATCATGAAAATCAAGATGCTTTTTCTCTTTTTGAGTACAGCCTGTTGCAAGAACTGTGCATAGAAGAAATAGCTTTGAAAGATACGGAAAACAGTACGGTGATTTTGATAAAAAATGACGAAGAAGTAATCGGCTGCTGTTTGCTTCTTCCTTCTAAGGGGCAAAGTTTAGAAATTCCTGTTTTTCGTATTTTACCCGAGTATCGCGGTTTTGGGCTGGGAAAAGAATTATTGCACAAAGCGATAAGCTTTGCAGATGATACCATGTTTCGCTTTTTACAACTTACCGACCGATGGTTGCCATCGTATTTTTATACCACAATGGAAAGCGCAGGGTTCCGCCAACTTGGACTTATTTTCAGTAAAAAATGTACTTACGAGTAA
- the eno gene encoding phosphopyruvate hydratase: MSDIVYIEGREILDSRGNPTVEVDVVLSDGSLGRACVPSGASTGEFEALEMRDGDKNRYGGKGVLKAVDNVNTLIAEELDGMDALEQGEIDAAMLNLDGTPNKSKLGANAMLGVSMAVARAAADCIGIPLYRYLGGAHTFQMPVPMANIINGGKHSDNKIDFQEFMIMPLGADSIHEAIRMSAEVFHALKALLKADGKATSVGDEGGFAPDLDNEQALEYIMKAIAKAGLQPGADISIALDCASSELFDEGDRKGYKFWKSNPNKLFTAVEMVELYKKWVDAYPIVSIEDPLDQNDWEGYAHITKELGNKIQIVGDDFFVTNTERLARGIKEGSCNSILIKLNQIGTVTETIDAIKMAQNAGYTAVISHRSGETEDAFIADLAVALETGQIKTGSMSRSDRIAKYNQLIRIEEELGVQARYAGAATFAKFNR; encoded by the coding sequence ATGAGTGATATTGTTTATATTGAGGGACGAGAGATTCTTGATTCAAGAGGCAACCCCACTGTAGAAGTAGATGTCGTATTAAGTGACGGAAGTTTGGGAAGAGCCTGTGTTCCTTCCGGGGCTTCTACCGGTGAGTTTGAAGCATTGGAAATGCGTGACGGAGATAAAAACCGATACGGCGGGAAAGGTGTATTAAAAGCGGTTGATAATGTAAACACGCTTATTGCCGAAGAGCTTGACGGTATGGATGCTTTAGAGCAAGGCGAAATTGATGCGGCAATGCTTAATCTTGACGGCACACCGAATAAATCAAAACTTGGCGCAAATGCAATGCTCGGCGTTTCGATGGCGGTTGCCCGCGCTGCGGCGGATTGCATCGGCATTCCTTTGTACCGCTATCTTGGTGGTGCCCATACTTTCCAAATGCCGGTTCCGATGGCAAATATTATTAACGGCGGAAAGCATTCGGATAATAAAATAGACTTTCAGGAATTTATGATTATGCCGCTCGGAGCGGACTCTATTCATGAAGCAATTCGCATGAGTGCGGAAGTATTCCATGCATTAAAAGCATTACTGAAGGCTGACGGAAAAGCAACCTCCGTCGGAGATGAAGGCGGTTTTGCCCCCGACCTCGATAACGAACAAGCGCTTGAATATATTATGAAGGCAATTGCAAAGGCGGGATTACAACCGGGTGCCGATATTTCTATTGCGCTTGACTGTGCCTCATCGGAGCTTTTTGATGAAGGAGACCGAAAAGGCTATAAGTTCTGGAAATCAAATCCGAATAAATTGTTTACCGCAGTCGAAATGGTAGAGTTGTACAAAAAATGGGTTGATGCGTATCCGATTGTTTCAATTGAAGACCCGCTTGATCAAAACGATTGGGAAGGCTATGCACATATTACCAAAGAACTTGGCAATAAGATTCAAATTGTCGGAGACGACTTTTTTGTAACCAACACCGAACGTCTTGCTCGCGGAATTAAGGAAGGCTCTTGCAATTCAATTCTTATTAAATTGAATCAAATCGGCACGGTAACCGAAACGATTGATGCAATCAAGATGGCACAAAACGCAGGCTACACAGCCGTTATTTCCCACCGCTCAGGCGAAACCGAGGATGCCTTTATTGCAGACCTCGCGGTTGCCCTTGAAACCGGACAGATTAAAACCGGATCTATGAGCCGCAGCGACCGCATCGCAAAGTATAACCAGCTTATCCGCATTGAAGAAGAGCTCGGTGTACAAGCACGCTACGCAGGCGCCGCAACCTTTGCAAAATTTAACCGCTAA
- a CDS encoding SpiroCoCo family coiled-coil protein has product MEYFLIVAITSAISLGMVLLSRQMDKNNRSIEKAKKYGDRVREELEAFVTEKTNQLRNAGIELSVQQEQALASVKRLDDIYDKFMQQADKLAVRSATIESIDQHAKNSEQTIKQLMELTSVAQKNLTEITKESGFIDSLGKAIHDSKAELQQIIDALPEVQNTFRAENAQNLADAKKDIFAEITEGISELEKRLTDTERKSESLFEVAAIKLNELYKKALEDAAKKAENFEDEAFKKLESQTIERIKKYKNTLEERSAVLDQQIKTNLADTKKLAAEFKQGWTEEAKSYVSVMKTDFAEIESKVDAKVQNLLEKISNAENKSTEHSVQIQNTFKHTETGLKEKIQTLAATLNENIQTLSTASHEKLQTISTTLNESLTKLSQSSNVKFINYQKEVEFRYNKIEQAIAGIDTLEEELKKLSTETEEKFKQSFNDYVRIAEEKQTGFEANFTERYNTLITKMEEINNELNELKNTAYANASEKLKLFQDDFFEDLQKRGDVLNIRIDEWRNDLEEKLTLLASENESSRRDIEDAYKKELKQRLLKLAEENNGQFLKLSQQVSQIEENLKRRISGNDQSLEQYITELKNTAETLKEKASISLEEEVLDMQQKMQETLKTQTRDLEANAKELSEYIENIKTQAEQNFAEIHQNLESWKTGSDRQFADARSLFDGKISSFAALTETAIENLDAKYNSQYKEFALKSDEAFEELNKKFEEMDEMIANVKNNLTNHAESVTATLQNDCEQASQLIDKKIREATFETESSLQTVRDMIQSLQTQIVSTQEGLLTKIQNDSERLTQSLDEIEKRQAAFINQTKVFERADELKAGLEEDITRITNEIAKFEIYRDTMDKLSLQYEKVKHLEEEAEQKIARFMEERKNIDILEGEFAKLEGFSESMDRKILEINAVNDDLQQYQVQIRKIEESISDVNTRYDRLEKKGLVLDQTVKNIDDAFENLKALENNIKDFKGELTTVSPELESVRNDLTVVLENQNKTEAVRAQMETIDSLLEEMEERIEKMQNAREWLAATETRLQEISKNSESQLKLLGVLLKSEMPAKTAGSGSPSIETRENVLKLYNSGWTIEAIANALKRSEGEIGLILEMADK; this is encoded by the coding sequence ATGGAATATTTTTTAATCGTTGCGATAACCTCCGCAATCTCGTTAGGAATGGTTCTTTTATCGCGTCAAATGGATAAAAACAATAGATCGATTGAAAAAGCAAAGAAGTACGGAGATCGAGTCAGAGAAGAGCTGGAAGCTTTTGTAACCGAGAAAACAAATCAACTGCGAAATGCCGGCATTGAGCTCAGCGTGCAACAGGAACAAGCCCTTGCTTCGGTAAAAAGACTTGATGATATATATGATAAATTTATGCAACAAGCCGATAAACTTGCGGTAAGAAGTGCTACCATCGAAAGTATCGATCAACATGCAAAAAACTCGGAACAAACAATAAAACAACTTATGGAATTAACTTCCGTTGCACAAAAAAATTTAACTGAAATTACTAAAGAGTCCGGATTTATAGATTCTTTAGGAAAAGCTATCCACGATTCAAAAGCGGAATTACAACAAATAATTGATGCTCTTCCTGAAGTACAAAATACCTTTAGAGCGGAGAACGCACAAAATCTTGCAGACGCCAAAAAGGATATTTTTGCCGAAATTACCGAGGGAATTTCCGAGCTTGAAAAGCGCCTTACCGACACTGAAAGAAAATCCGAATCGTTATTTGAGGTTGCCGCCATTAAACTGAATGAATTATATAAAAAAGCTTTAGAGGATGCGGCAAAAAAAGCGGAAAATTTTGAAGATGAAGCATTTAAAAAATTAGAATCTCAAACGATTGAGCGGATTAAAAAGTATAAAAATACGCTTGAGGAGCGCTCCGCTGTGCTTGATCAACAGATAAAAACCAATCTCGCGGATACAAAAAAACTTGCTGCGGAATTTAAACAAGGCTGGACAGAGGAAGCTAAATCTTATGTTTCCGTTATGAAAACCGATTTTGCCGAAATTGAAAGCAAAGTAGATGCTAAGGTGCAAAATCTACTTGAAAAGATAAGCAACGCAGAAAATAAATCAACCGAGCATTCGGTTCAAATTCAAAACACCTTTAAACACACGGAAACAGGTTTAAAAGAAAAAATACAAACATTGGCTGCAACGCTTAATGAAAACATCCAAACGCTTTCCACAGCTTCTCATGAAAAGCTCCAAACAATTTCCACAACGCTCAATGAAAGCCTTACGAAACTCTCGCAATCGTCTAATGTTAAATTTATTAACTATCAAAAAGAGGTGGAATTTCGCTACAATAAAATTGAACAAGCAATCGCGGGGATTGACACATTAGAGGAAGAGCTCAAAAAACTGAGTACAGAAACTGAAGAAAAATTCAAGCAAAGCTTTAATGACTATGTGCGGATTGCTGAAGAAAAGCAAACCGGTTTTGAGGCAAACTTCACCGAACGGTATAATACCTTGATAACCAAAATGGAAGAAATCAATAATGAACTAAATGAGTTAAAGAATACCGCATATGCAAATGCATCTGAAAAATTGAAGCTATTTCAAGATGACTTTTTTGAAGATTTGCAAAAGCGCGGGGATGTGCTAAATATTCGTATTGATGAGTGGCGTAATGATTTGGAAGAAAAGTTGACTTTACTTGCTTCCGAAAACGAATCATCCCGCCGTGATATTGAAGATGCGTATAAAAAAGAATTAAAACAACGGTTACTAAAACTTGCGGAAGAGAACAATGGGCAGTTTTTAAAATTGAGCCAACAAGTTTCTCAAATAGAAGAAAATCTTAAACGAAGAATTAGCGGTAACGATCAAAGTCTTGAACAATATATTACAGAACTGAAAAACACCGCAGAAACCTTAAAAGAAAAAGCAAGCATCTCGTTGGAAGAAGAAGTTTTGGACATGCAACAAAAAATGCAGGAAACGCTAAAAACGCAAACGCGGGATTTAGAAGCAAACGCTAAAGAACTGTCAGAATATATAGAGAATATAAAAACGCAGGCTGAACAAAATTTTGCCGAAATACATCAGAACCTTGAATCCTGGAAAACCGGAAGCGATAGACAATTTGCGGATGCCCGGAGCTTATTTGACGGAAAAATCAGCAGTTTTGCAGCTTTGACCGAGACTGCAATAGAAAATCTTGATGCAAAATATAATTCTCAATATAAAGAATTTGCGTTAAAAAGCGATGAAGCTTTTGAAGAATTAAATAAAAAATTTGAAGAAATGGATGAGATGATTGCAAATGTAAAAAACAATTTAACCAATCATGCGGAATCCGTAACGGCAACCTTACAAAACGACTGTGAGCAGGCGAGTCAGCTAATCGACAAAAAAATCCGTGAGGCAACTTTTGAAACTGAATCATCTTTGCAGACAGTCAGAGATATGATTCAATCGTTACAAACTCAAATCGTTAGCACACAAGAAGGACTTTTGACAAAAATACAAAACGATTCCGAGCGACTTACACAGAGCCTTGATGAAATTGAAAAAAGGCAAGCAGCCTTTATTAATCAAACAAAGGTTTTTGAGCGCGCAGATGAATTAAAAGCAGGACTTGAAGAAGATATCACAAGAATCACTAATGAAATTGCCAAGTTTGAAATTTATCGGGATACAATGGATAAGCTCAGCTTACAATATGAAAAAGTCAAACACTTAGAAGAAGAAGCCGAGCAAAAAATAGCTCGCTTTATGGAAGAGCGAAAAAACATTGACATTCTTGAAGGAGAATTTGCAAAACTTGAAGGCTTTTCAGAGTCAATGGATAGAAAGATTCTGGAAATTAATGCTGTCAATGATGATTTGCAGCAGTATCAAGTTCAAATCAGAAAAATTGAAGAAAGTATCAGTGATGTGAATACCCGATATGACAGGCTTGAGAAAAAAGGTCTTGTACTTGATCAAACGGTAAAAAATATTGACGATGCCTTTGAAAATCTTAAAGCGCTCGAAAATAATATAAAAGACTTTAAAGGGGAACTAACCACCGTTTCTCCGGAGCTTGAAAGCGTACGAAATGATTTAACCGTGGTTTTGGAAAATCAAAACAAAACCGAAGCCGTTCGGGCACAAATGGAAACAATAGATTCTCTTTTAGAAGAGATGGAAGAGCGGATCGAAAAGATGCAAAATGCCCGGGAATGGCTTGCGGCAACCGAAACCAGATTACAGGAAATTTCAAAGAATTCCGAAAGCCAGTTAAAGCTTTTAGGAGTCCTTCTAAAATCTGAAATGCCGGCAAAAACTGCAGGAAGCGGCTCTCCCTCAATCGAAACACGAGAAAATGTGCTTAAACTTTACAACAGCGGGTGGACTATTGAAGCAATCGCAAATGCACTAAAACGTTCCGAAGGTGAAATAGGGCTAATCCTTGAAATGGCTGATAAATAA
- a CDS encoding HAD family hydrolase has translation MATLIEKLKIVKAVAFDIDGTLYPEEHFFLRITPFMIRHLKLMIAFGEVRKKLRKLQIENPEEPLADFFDLQATLIAEKTGKDAKAVKNFIETEIYQGWKKYFDKVKPFPHMLQTIKTLKAHGYKIALLSDFPPSQKNDVWGVLPLCDAALGTEEVGALKPSPLSFYALAEKLKLPCNQILYIGNNNYDVEGAKAAGCMVGIQSGFSRIFGKRIQGADFFFSDYRQLLQYMIQ, from the coding sequence ATGGCAACACTCATTGAAAAACTTAAGATTGTTAAAGCAGTTGCCTTTGATATAGACGGCACATTGTACCCCGAAGAGCATTTTTTTTTACGAATTACTCCCTTTATGATTCGGCATTTGAAGCTTATGATTGCCTTTGGGGAAGTTCGAAAAAAGTTGCGGAAACTTCAAATAGAAAATCCTGAGGAACCTCTTGCTGATTTTTTTGATTTGCAAGCTACGCTTATTGCGGAAAAAACGGGAAAAGATGCAAAAGCGGTAAAAAATTTTATAGAAACAGAGATTTATCAAGGTTGGAAAAAATATTTTGACAAAGTGAAACCATTTCCCCATATGTTGCAAACAATTAAAACGCTGAAAGCACACGGCTATAAAATTGCCCTGCTTTCCGACTTTCCTCCATCTCAAAAAAATGATGTTTGGGGTGTTTTGCCCCTCTGTGATGCCGCATTGGGAACGGAAGAAGTGGGCGCTTTAAAACCCTCTCCGCTTTCATTTTATGCACTTGCAGAAAAACTTAAGTTGCCTTGCAATCAGATACTTTATATAGGCAATAATAACTATGATGTTGAAGGGGCAAAAGCTGCCGGCTGCATGGTTGGTATACAAAGCGGATTTTCAAGGATTTTCGGAAAGCGCATACAAGGCGCTGACTTTTTTTTCTCCGACTATCGTCAATTATTACAATATATGATACAGTAA
- a CDS encoding M48 family metallopeptidase produces the protein MIDSIYVEVWRKNIKTIRLVINPRTGEPRVSAPMHVSDEELLRFIEKYAEWIKKNRKKMKARRDGRESQRRLNEGDTVPLWGEPHRIRIDFDAKRATVSASEGVLHFKLPHGADIIKKNEVLERLYKRELKTFIEEILPHWENKTKEKVSVIRYRSMRSRWGTCNPRDKIITLNTKLAAFPYECAEVVLVHEIAHFKEASHNAKFKSYLTKFLPDWKKRQDYLKEAAY, from the coding sequence ATGATAGATTCAATTTATGTGGAAGTATGGCGTAAAAATATAAAAACTATTCGCTTGGTAATCAATCCCAGAACGGGGGAGCCGCGCGTTTCAGCTCCGATGCATGTTTCCGATGAAGAGCTTTTGCGTTTTATAGAAAAATATGCTGAATGGATTAAAAAAAATCGAAAAAAAATGAAAGCTCGCAGGGACGGACGGGAATCACAGCGCCGACTTAATGAGGGTGATACGGTTCCGCTTTGGGGTGAGCCACACCGGATTCGCATAGATTTTGACGCAAAAAGAGCTACTGTTTCTGCCTCTGAAGGGGTTCTTCATTTTAAATTGCCGCATGGCGCTGATATCATAAAGAAGAACGAAGTTTTGGAGCGTTTATACAAGAGAGAGTTAAAAACTTTTATTGAAGAAATTTTACCCCACTGGGAGAATAAAACAAAAGAGAAAGTGTCGGTAATTCGATACCGTAGTATGCGCTCAAGGTGGGGAACATGTAACCCGCGCGATAAAATTATTACATTGAATACAAAACTCGCCGCTTTTCCGTATGAGTGTGCGGAAGTTGTTTTAGTGCACGAGATTGCGCATTTTAAAGAAGCCTCGCATAATGCAAAATTTAAATCGTATTTAACAAAGTTTTTACCCGACTGGAAAAAAAGACAGGATTATTTAAAAGAGGCGGCATATTAA
- a CDS encoding cyclic nucleotide-binding domain-containing protein, giving the protein MKKFPIVTTVPSTIQAVTEAYRNTKSDIVIQTLSSYEEAVSVFKYEMPEIKIIDFGDPAVDAKSCLKIITDDPWLLFGGVIAITNTASEKATLERQKEPNFLFVATREDFENHSSQIIKIIDRHQHFLFNRGMHNSIEEHEHGNFISNTDPFEIIFYTSLIGTYLYNTNRINDSERTSFQNAMMELLLNAIEHGNCNISYEEKTAWLSQGKNMLDLIAIKQKEPEISKKKVYITYDITPERTQISIRDEGKGFDWRSRLKAEFKPDLHGMGIKIIQNFIQNLRYNDIGNEVSFEIPNQKNVANLTPAILKSQKMLTFKHMQVVCKENEESNHLFYICSGRYAVYVDNKLLSVLTPADIFIGEMAFLLNDKRSATIVAIGEGTLVSIPKMQFMHLIEEYPHYGIFLSRLLAARLAKQSKDAAKLKNQVRELGEKNPKQN; this is encoded by the coding sequence ATGAAAAAATTTCCTATTGTAACCACTGTTCCGTCAACCATTCAAGCAGTAACAGAAGCATACCGCAATACGAAATCGGATATTGTTATTCAAACACTATCTTCTTATGAAGAAGCTGTTTCCGTTTTTAAATATGAAATGCCTGAAATCAAAATAATTGATTTCGGAGATCCTGCGGTTGATGCAAAATCATGTCTTAAAATTATAACCGATGATCCTTGGCTTTTATTCGGCGGAGTTATTGCTATCACAAATACCGCAAGTGAAAAAGCGACCCTTGAAAGACAAAAAGAGCCGAATTTTTTATTTGTAGCGACTCGTGAAGATTTTGAAAATCACTCTTCGCAAATTATAAAAATTATCGACAGACATCAGCATTTTTTATTTAACCGGGGAATGCATAATAGTATTGAAGAACATGAACACGGTAATTTTATAAGCAATACTGATCCGTTTGAAATTATTTTTTACACCAGTTTAATTGGCACTTATTTATATAATACCAATAGAATAAATGATTCGGAGCGCACCTCTTTCCAGAATGCAATGATGGAACTTTTGCTGAATGCAATTGAGCATGGAAATTGCAATATCAGTTATGAAGAAAAAACAGCGTGGCTCAGTCAGGGAAAAAATATGCTGGACCTTATCGCCATAAAACAAAAGGAGCCTGAGATAAGCAAAAAAAAGGTGTATATAACCTATGATATTACTCCCGAGCGTACTCAGATAAGTATACGAGATGAAGGAAAAGGGTTTGATTGGCGATCAAGACTTAAGGCTGAATTTAAACCTGATTTGCACGGCATGGGCATAAAAATTATTCAAAATTTTATACAAAATCTTAGGTATAATGATATTGGAAATGAGGTTTCGTTTGAAATTCCAAACCAAAAAAACGTAGCAAACCTTACACCGGCAATTTTAAAATCACAAAAAATGCTGACATTTAAACATATGCAGGTTGTGTGTAAAGAAAATGAAGAGTCAAATCATTTATTTTATATTTGCTCCGGCAGATATGCGGTGTACGTAGACAATAAACTCTTGTCAGTGCTTACACCTGCAGATATTTTTATCGGAGAAATGGCGTTTCTCTTAAATGATAAGCGATCCGCAACCATTGTTGCAATCGGAGAAGGAACGCTTGTTTCAATTCCTAAGATGCAATTTATGCATCTGATTGAAGAATATCCTCATTACGGTATTTTTTTGTCGCGGCTTTTGGCGGCTCGGCTTGCAAAGCAATCAAAGGACGCAGCTAAGTTGAAAAATCAGGTACGGGAGTTGGGCGAAAAAAATCCTAAGCAAAACTAG